A window of Ruminiclostridium herbifermentans genomic DNA:
TTCAATTAATAGCTTTAATCAAAACTTTTATTTAGTGAATAAATGGAGTAATTTAAATAGTTATAGGGATTTGATAGAATAATCCCCATAACTATTTTTTTACATTAAAATGGATTTTCTTAGAACTAAAGTCTTAAATATTTCTAAACCAGCCATTCTAATAAAGTATTTCAAGGATAGCTTTATCCTCCAACCTTACTGATAGAAACTTTACAGCTATTCATATCAATGGGTTCCATTATATAAGAAAGCCTATCGGGAGAAAAATAGCTTTCTAGCCATGGGGGTAAATGGTTGCAGATAATCTCCAATCTAATGAATTTACCGTTTTCAATAAAGGCCTTTAGTGCTTTTTTTGATGATATTTCAGGACGCTTTTGTTGTAATTCCACTAGATTAAAAAAATATACCCCAGGTATTTCTGTTTCTACTGGTGAAGTAGGCGGCTCCATTGTAGCAAGATGTTTTATATTTGAGTATTCCTCTACATCAGAAAGAATTTCGTCTAGTATAGTATTAGAAATGTCTGTTGCTTCAAATATTGCAAAGCCCATTCTATCGAAAATAATATATGGTATTCCAGACATAGCTTTAGCG
This region includes:
- a CDS encoding Fe-only nitrogenase accessory AnfO family protein translates to MTNKIAVIVNSESELTNFEEGSSILLFSKLNDDWQVEHIISYSLDPLSSISDTRDCIKIVISQLKNCKIIIAKAMSGIPYIIFDRMGFAIFEATDISNTILDEILSDVEEYSNIKHLATMEPPTSPVETEIPGVYFFNLVELQQKRPEISSKKALKAFIENGKFIRLEIICNHLPPWLESYFSPDRLSYIMEPIDMNSCKVSISKVGG